A part of Pseudomonadota bacterium genomic DNA contains:
- a CDS encoding pyrroline-5-carboxylate reductase — MKDNYIVGVIGAGNMGEALIKGLLRSNLVRSYEILASDASPGRVRLLEKTYGIHTTRKNHAVVNACDTVILAVKPQDMEGVCGGIRPLITKDHLFISIAAGIDFKRLRRYLGARPRLIRVMPNLPAVIDEGISAIYCGPRMPERYRRFAHQVFQAVGQTVDVREERLMDVVTGLSGTGPAYFFAMMEAMDAAGVKLGLTPAMSRMLTIQTAVGAAELASHNSRSPRELRAQVTSKKGTTWAAMKQMKRRNFWKTMEESVRAATKRARELRTLKP; from the coding sequence ATGAAGGACAACTACATAGTGGGCGTCATCGGCGCGGGGAACATGGGGGAGGCGCTCATCAAGGGGCTTTTGCGCTCCAACCTCGTGCGCTCGTACGAGATTCTCGCCTCAGACGCATCGCCCGGGCGCGTGCGGCTCCTCGAGAAGACCTACGGCATCCACACCACGCGCAAGAACCACGCGGTGGTCAACGCATGCGACACGGTCATCCTCGCGGTCAAGCCGCAGGACATGGAGGGGGTCTGCGGGGGGATCAGGCCTCTCATCACGAAGGACCACCTCTTCATCTCGATCGCCGCAGGCATTGACTTCAAGCGGCTCCGCCGCTACCTCGGCGCGAGGCCCCGCCTCATAAGGGTCATGCCGAATCTGCCCGCCGTGATCGACGAGGGGATATCGGCCATCTACTGCGGCCCACGAATGCCGGAGCGCTACCGCCGCTTCGCGCACCAGGTCTTCCAGGCGGTGGGCCAGACCGTGGACGTGCGCGAGGAGAGGCTCATGGACGTGGTCACGGGGCTCTCCGGCACCGGGCCCGCCTATTTCTTCGCCATGATGGAGGCGATGGACGCGGCCGGCGTGAAGCTCGGGCTCACCCCCGCCATGTCGCGGATGCTCACGATCCAGACCGCCGTGGGCGCGGCGGAGCTGGCCTCGCACAACAGCCGCTCGCCCCGCGAACTGCGCGCGCAGGTGACCTCCAAGAAGGGGACCACATGGGCCGCCATGAAGCAGATGAAGAGGCGGAACTTCTGGAAGACCATGGAGGAGTCGGTCCGAGCGGCCACCAAGAGGGCAAGAGAGCTGAGAACATTGAAGCCGTGA
- a CDS encoding YggU family protein — protein sequence MIILKINERKDGVTIECRVSPRAGRSRVKGMRDGVLQVALAAPPVEGAANDEIIELLSKELGVPRSRISILRGARSRTKVVLIQGVDKSALSKLTFQS from the coding sequence CTGATAATCTTGAAGATCAACGAGAGAAAAGACGGAGTCACGATCGAGTGCCGCGTCTCCCCGCGCGCCGGAAGGAGCCGCGTCAAGGGCATGCGGGACGGCGTGCTCCAGGTCGCCCTGGCCGCCCCCCCTGTCGAGGGCGCGGCCAACGATGAGATCATCGAGCTGCTCTCGAAGGAGCTCGGCGTGCCCAGGTCCCGCATCTCGATCCTCCGGGGCGCCCGCAGCCGCACCAAGGTGGTCCTGATTCAGGGTGTCGACAAGTCGGCATTATCCAAACTGACTTTTCAGAGTTGA
- a CDS encoding flippase-like domain-containing protein: MKKTAITAIGWLVTAALVWVMFTRIDMGSLWAGIARAEWRYLGAAAVVNIAVILLKSLRWQLMMRPRKRARYSGIFKATMIGLAANNVLPVRGGDWLKIYLLGKWEGASRAMLASITGLDKLFEGLAILILFGLLSLHSTFPEWVLKGTVIVSIVTAASLLICILLMFHHRRASREEADVAGRLSRLAAGLGSGMLMLGSSRLILATLGLSIAICLLQIETIRLCQLAFGLHMALWVPALVFVAINLAIIIPSAPSGIGPFEAAAVLAYSWFGISSALGLGVALCYHAVQFIPVTVAGAIMYMIEIGPGNRREVQKLRSREAKIEAGGI, encoded by the coding sequence ATGAAAAAGACCGCAATCACAGCAATAGGCTGGCTCGTCACGGCGGCGCTCGTCTGGGTGATGTTCACCCGCATAGACATGGGCTCGCTGTGGGCCGGGATCGCCCGCGCGGAGTGGCGTTATCTGGGCGCGGCGGCGGTCGTGAACATAGCCGTCATCCTGCTCAAAAGCCTGCGCTGGCAGCTCATGATGAGGCCCAGGAAGCGCGCGCGATACTCGGGCATCTTCAAGGCCACCATGATCGGGCTCGCGGCAAACAACGTGCTGCCCGTGCGCGGCGGCGACTGGCTCAAGATCTATCTCCTCGGCAAGTGGGAGGGCGCCAGCCGCGCCATGCTCGCCTCAATCACCGGGCTGGACAAGCTCTTCGAGGGGCTGGCGATCCTGATACTCTTCGGCCTGCTGTCGCTCCACTCCACGTTTCCTGAGTGGGTCCTCAAGGGCACCGTCATAGTCTCGATAGTCACGGCTGCATCGCTGCTCATCTGCATACTCCTCATGTTTCATCACAGGCGCGCATCCAGGGAGGAGGCCGACGTGGCGGGCAGGCTCTCGAGGCTCGCGGCCGGCCTGGGCTCCGGCATGCTGATGCTCGGGAGCTCCAGGCTGATCCTCGCGACCCTCGGGCTCTCGATCGCCATCTGCCTGCTGCAGATAGAGACGATCCGGCTCTGCCAGCTGGCCTTCGGCCTGCACATGGCCCTGTGGGTCCCGGCGCTGGTCTTCGTCGCGATCAACCTCGCCATCATCATACCGTCCGCGCCCAGCGGGATCGGCCCATTCGAGGCGGCCGCCGTGCTGGCATATTCCTGGTTCGGGATCAGCTCGGCGCTGGGTCTCGGCGTGGCGCTGTGCTACCATGCGGTGCAGTTCATCCCGGTGACGGTCGCCGGCGCGATAATGTACATGATCGAGATCGGCCCTGGGAATCGGAGAGAAGTACAGAAGCTGAGAAGCAGAGAAGCAAAGATAGAAGCAGGGGGCATTTGA